One part of the Xiphophorus maculatus strain JP 163 A chromosome 1, X_maculatus-5.0-male, whole genome shotgun sequence genome encodes these proteins:
- the LOC102217814 gene encoding non-structural maintenance of chromosomes element 3 homolog isoform X1, with amino-acid sequence MTQRKRLSNVQSSSQSKRQSNSFMTQEEDEDATFTQPSTSQVQRGLEKLTAAQVDQKTAEVVQYILVKDQKKIPVRRADLVKHVIKDYRTVYPEIIKRAMLTFEQVFGLKLVEIDSKNHMYVLVNNLDASTARPSPVERPSNPKMGLLFVILSVIFMKGGVVRENLMWNTLKKLRVDPGQRHEEFGDVRKVITDEFVRQRYLEYVRVPHTEPVEYEFRWGQRSDMEVSKAQILEFMGQLLEQDPQSWTQQYREAHSTASSSQASSSNHR; translated from the exons ATGACGCAAAGAAAACGGCTATCTAACGTACAAAGCTCATCTCAGAGTAAA cgGCAGTCCAACAGCTTCATGACGCAGGAGGAGGACGAAGATGCAACGTTCACTCAGCCGAGCACGTCACAGGTCCAGAGGGGGCTGGAGAAACTCACAGCTGCACAGGTCGATCAGAAG ACTGCTGAGGTGGTGCAGTACATCCTGGTAAAGGACCAGAAGAAGATTCCTGTGCGCAGAGCAG ACCTTGTTAAACACGTCATTAAGGATTACAGAACCGTCTACCCCGAGATCATAAAGAGGGCAATgctgacatttgaacag gtgtttggCTTAAAACTGGTTGAAATTGACTCCAAGAATCACATGTATGTTCTGGTGAATAATCTGGACGCCTCTACAGCCAGACCCTCGCCAGTGGA gCGTCCGAGCAACCCGAAAATGGGCCTGCTGTTTGTGATCCTGAGTGTTATTTTTATGAAAGGAGGCGTCGTCAGAGAGA aCCTGATGTGGAACACTCTGAAGAAGCTGCGTGTTGATCCCGG GCAGAGACACGAGGAGTTTGGTGACGTAAGGAAAGTCATCACTGATGAATTTGTGCGTCAGAG gtacTTGGAGTACGTTCGGGTCCCGCACACAGAACCGGTGGAGTACGAGTTTCGCTGGGGTCAGCGGTCCGACATGGAGGTGTCCAAAGCCCAGATCCTGGAGTTCATGGGTCAG CTTCTTGAGCAGGATCCGCAGAGCTGGACTCAACAGTACCGAGAAGCTCACTCCACTGCCAGCTCCAGCCAGGCCAGCAGCAGCAACCACAGATAA
- the LOC102217814 gene encoding non-structural maintenance of chromosomes element 3 homolog isoform X2, producing the protein MTQRKRLSNVQSSSQSKRQSNSFMTQEEDEDATFTQPSTSQVQRGLEKLTAAQVDQKTAEVVQYILVKDQKKIPVRRADLVKHVIKDYRTVYPEIIKRAMLTFEQVFGLKLVEIDSKNHMYVLVNNLDASTARPSPVERPSNPKMGLLFVILSVIFMKGGVVRENLMWNTLKKLRVDPGYLEYVRVPHTEPVEYEFRWGQRSDMEVSKAQILEFMGQLLEQDPQSWTQQYREAHSTASSSQASSSNHR; encoded by the exons ATGACGCAAAGAAAACGGCTATCTAACGTACAAAGCTCATCTCAGAGTAAA cgGCAGTCCAACAGCTTCATGACGCAGGAGGAGGACGAAGATGCAACGTTCACTCAGCCGAGCACGTCACAGGTCCAGAGGGGGCTGGAGAAACTCACAGCTGCACAGGTCGATCAGAAG ACTGCTGAGGTGGTGCAGTACATCCTGGTAAAGGACCAGAAGAAGATTCCTGTGCGCAGAGCAG ACCTTGTTAAACACGTCATTAAGGATTACAGAACCGTCTACCCCGAGATCATAAAGAGGGCAATgctgacatttgaacag gtgtttggCTTAAAACTGGTTGAAATTGACTCCAAGAATCACATGTATGTTCTGGTGAATAATCTGGACGCCTCTACAGCCAGACCCTCGCCAGTGGA gCGTCCGAGCAACCCGAAAATGGGCCTGCTGTTTGTGATCCTGAGTGTTATTTTTATGAAAGGAGGCGTCGTCAGAGAGA aCCTGATGTGGAACACTCTGAAGAAGCTGCGTGTTGATCCCGG gtacTTGGAGTACGTTCGGGTCCCGCACACAGAACCGGTGGAGTACGAGTTTCGCTGGGGTCAGCGGTCCGACATGGAGGTGTCCAAAGCCCAGATCCTGGAGTTCATGGGTCAG CTTCTTGAGCAGGATCCGCAGAGCTGGACTCAACAGTACCGAGAAGCTCACTCCACTGCCAGCTCCAGCCAGGCCAGCAGCAGCAACCACAGATAA
- the LOC102217219 gene encoding 6-phosphofructo-2-kinase/fructose-2,6-bisphosphatase-like isoform X1: MSQNQATLTRTPLEKTWVPWMGSRLSKRRGSSVPQFTNSPTMIVMVGLPARGKTYISKKLTRYLNWIGVSTKVFNVGQYRREATRSYNSYEFFKPDNAEAMKIRNACVNTALQDVCDYLTRDQGQVAVFDATNTTPERREVILNFSKENGYKVFFVESICDDPEIIAENIKQVKLSSPDYVDCDKEEAVADFLKRIECYKMTYVPLDDSKDRSLSYIKIFNVGSRYLVNRVQDHIQSRIVYYLMNIHVAPRSIYLSRHGESELNLVGRIGGDSGLSHRGAKFAAALGAYMRGQSIRDLKVWTNHMKRTIQTAEALQVQYEQWKALNEIDAGVCEEMTYEEIQEHYPEEFALRDQDKYRYRYPKGESYEDLVQRLEPVIMELERQENVLVICHQAVMRCLLAYFLDKSASELPYLKCPLHTVLKLTPVAYGCKVESVFLNIEAVNTHRDRPENVDVDRDPEEALETVPEHI; the protein is encoded by the exons ATGTCCCAGAACCAAGCGACGCTCACCAGAACCCCCCTGGAGAAAACCTGGGTTCCCTGGATGGGAAGCAGACTGAGCAAACGCAGAGGCT CTTCGGTTCCCCAGTTCACCAATTCCCCGACCATGATAGTGATGGTCGGCCTGCCGGCTCGGGGCAAAACCTACATCTCCAAGAAGCTGACCAGGTACCTGAACTGGATCGGGGTGTCGACCAAAG tgTTTAATGTTGGGCAGTACAGAAGAGAAGCAACCCGCTCCTACAACAGCTACGAGTTTTTTAAACCCGACAACGCAGAAGCCATGAAGATACGCAA CGCCTGTGTGAACACGGCCCTGCAGGATGTGTGTGACTACCTGACCAGAGACCAAGGTCAGGTCGCG GTTTTCGATGCCACCAACACGACGCCGGAGCGCAGAGAGGTCATCCTCAACTTCAGCAAAGAAAATGGTTACAAA gttttctttgtgGAGTCGATATGCGACGATCCCGAAATCATTgctgaaaatattaaa CAAGTGAAGCTTTCGAGTCCCGACTACGTAGACTGTGACAAAGAAGAAGCTGTTGCAGATTTCCTGAAGAGGATCGAGTGTTACAAGATGACCTACGTTCCCCTGGACGACAGCAAAGACCG GAGTTTATCGTACATTAAAATCTTCAACGTGGGCAGCCGGTACCTGGTGAACCGGGTCCAGGACCACATTCAGAGCCGGATCGTCTACTACCTCATGAACATCCACGTCGCGCCCAGATCCATCTACCTGTCCCGGCACGGCGAGAGCGAGCTCAACCTGGTGGGGCGCATCGGGGGAGACTCCGGCCTGTCCCACCGGGGGGCAAAG TTTGCCGCCGCGCTGGGCGCCTACATGCGCGGGCAGAGCATCAGGGACCTGAAGGTTTGGACGAACCACATGAAGAGAACCATCCAGACCGCCGAGGCGCTGCAGGTCCAGTATGAGCAGTGGAAGGCCCTCAACGAGATCGACGCT GGAGTTTGTGAGGAAATGACTTATGAGGAGATTCAGGAGCATTACCCAGAGGAGTTCGCTCTGAGGGATCAGGACAAATATCGGTACCGGTACCCCAAAGGAGAG TCGTACGAGGACCTGGTCCAGCGTCTGGAGCCCGTCATCATGGAGCTGGAGAGGCAGGAGAACGTCCTGGTCATCTGTCACCAGGCGGTTATGAGATGTCTGCTGGCCTACTTCCTGGACAAGAGTGcaa GCGAGCTGCCCTACCTGAAGTGTCCTCTGCACACCGTCCTGAAGCTCACGCCGGTCGCCTACG GGTGTAAAGTTGAGTCGGTGTTTCTCAACATTGAAGCCgtgaacacacacagagaccGGCCGGAG aatgtGGATGTGGACAGAGACCCGGAGGAGGCGCTGGAGACGGTACCTGAACACATCTAG
- the LOC102217219 gene encoding 6-phosphofructo-2-kinase/fructose-2,6-bisphosphatase-like isoform X2, whose amino-acid sequence MLRFQRPHASVPQFTNSPTMIVMVGLPARGKTYISKKLTRYLNWIGVSTKVFNVGQYRREATRSYNSYEFFKPDNAEAMKIRNACVNTALQDVCDYLTRDQGQVAVFDATNTTPERREVILNFSKENGYKVFFVESICDDPEIIAENIKQVKLSSPDYVDCDKEEAVADFLKRIECYKMTYVPLDDSKDRSLSYIKIFNVGSRYLVNRVQDHIQSRIVYYLMNIHVAPRSIYLSRHGESELNLVGRIGGDSGLSHRGAKFAAALGAYMRGQSIRDLKVWTNHMKRTIQTAEALQVQYEQWKALNEIDAGVCEEMTYEEIQEHYPEEFALRDQDKYRYRYPKGESYEDLVQRLEPVIMELERQENVLVICHQAVMRCLLAYFLDKSASELPYLKCPLHTVLKLTPVAYGCKVESVFLNIEAVNTHRDRPENVDVDRDPEEALETVPEHI is encoded by the exons ATGCTCCGCTTCCAGCGTCCGCACG CTTCGGTTCCCCAGTTCACCAATTCCCCGACCATGATAGTGATGGTCGGCCTGCCGGCTCGGGGCAAAACCTACATCTCCAAGAAGCTGACCAGGTACCTGAACTGGATCGGGGTGTCGACCAAAG tgTTTAATGTTGGGCAGTACAGAAGAGAAGCAACCCGCTCCTACAACAGCTACGAGTTTTTTAAACCCGACAACGCAGAAGCCATGAAGATACGCAA CGCCTGTGTGAACACGGCCCTGCAGGATGTGTGTGACTACCTGACCAGAGACCAAGGTCAGGTCGCG GTTTTCGATGCCACCAACACGACGCCGGAGCGCAGAGAGGTCATCCTCAACTTCAGCAAAGAAAATGGTTACAAA gttttctttgtgGAGTCGATATGCGACGATCCCGAAATCATTgctgaaaatattaaa CAAGTGAAGCTTTCGAGTCCCGACTACGTAGACTGTGACAAAGAAGAAGCTGTTGCAGATTTCCTGAAGAGGATCGAGTGTTACAAGATGACCTACGTTCCCCTGGACGACAGCAAAGACCG GAGTTTATCGTACATTAAAATCTTCAACGTGGGCAGCCGGTACCTGGTGAACCGGGTCCAGGACCACATTCAGAGCCGGATCGTCTACTACCTCATGAACATCCACGTCGCGCCCAGATCCATCTACCTGTCCCGGCACGGCGAGAGCGAGCTCAACCTGGTGGGGCGCATCGGGGGAGACTCCGGCCTGTCCCACCGGGGGGCAAAG TTTGCCGCCGCGCTGGGCGCCTACATGCGCGGGCAGAGCATCAGGGACCTGAAGGTTTGGACGAACCACATGAAGAGAACCATCCAGACCGCCGAGGCGCTGCAGGTCCAGTATGAGCAGTGGAAGGCCCTCAACGAGATCGACGCT GGAGTTTGTGAGGAAATGACTTATGAGGAGATTCAGGAGCATTACCCAGAGGAGTTCGCTCTGAGGGATCAGGACAAATATCGGTACCGGTACCCCAAAGGAGAG TCGTACGAGGACCTGGTCCAGCGTCTGGAGCCCGTCATCATGGAGCTGGAGAGGCAGGAGAACGTCCTGGTCATCTGTCACCAGGCGGTTATGAGATGTCTGCTGGCCTACTTCCTGGACAAGAGTGcaa GCGAGCTGCCCTACCTGAAGTGTCCTCTGCACACCGTCCTGAAGCTCACGCCGGTCGCCTACG GGTGTAAAGTTGAGTCGGTGTTTCTCAACATTGAAGCCgtgaacacacacagagaccGGCCGGAG aatgtGGATGTGGACAGAGACCCGGAGGAGGCGCTGGAGACGGTACCTGAACACATCTAG